One region of Oncorhynchus keta strain PuntledgeMale-10-30-2019 chromosome 24, Oket_V2, whole genome shotgun sequence genomic DNA includes:
- the LOC118374121 gene encoding noggin-2-like produces MTFSKTLLVYVLVSIHLGASQHYLRLRPSPSEHLPVPVLKEDPDPEYDPREQDLAERTLRKKLGSNFDPNFMSISSPMLVNLSVQDTQMKLQGPMPNEIKKLDISESPYGKRVKLGKKAHRKFLQWLWTYTHCPVVYTWNDLGVRFWPRYIKEGNCFNERSCSFPEGMFCKPNKSITKTFLRWYCQGFLRQKYCTWIPVQYPIISECKCSC; encoded by the coding sequence ATGACCTTCTCAAAAACGCTACTAGTTTATGTACTGGTATCCATTCACCTTGGAGCTTCGCAACATTATCTACGCCTGCGCCCCTCGCCCAGCGAGCATCTTCCCGTGCCAGTCCTCAAGGAGGACCCCGACCCGGAATACGACCCCCGGGAACAGGACTTGGCCGAGAGGACTCTACGGAAAAAGCTTGGCAGCAACTTTGATCCCAACTTTATGTCCATCAGCTCGCCCATGCTGGTGAATCTCTCCGTACAAGACACCCAGATGAAACTGCAAGGACCCATGCCAAACGAGATTAAAAAACTGGATATCTCAGAGTCCCCCTACGGGAAGCGGGTAAAATTAGGAAAGAAAGCCCACAGGAAATTTCTGCAGTGGTTGTGGACGTATACGCACTGTCCGGTGGTGTATACCTGGAACGATTTGGGCGTGAGGTTCTGGCCACGCTACATCAAGGAGGGAAACTGCTTCAATGAGCGATCTTGTTCCTTCCCCGAGGGGATGTTTTGCAAACCTAACAAGTCAATCACCAAGACTTTTCTCCGGTGGTATTGTCAAGGGTTTTTAAGACAGAAATATTGTACGTGGATACCGGTGCAATACCCAATCATCTCAGAGTGTAAGTGCTCTTGCTGA